From one Catharus ustulatus isolate bCatUst1 chromosome 1, bCatUst1.pri.v2, whole genome shotgun sequence genomic stretch:
- the LOC116997134 gene encoding reticulophagy regulator 1-like isoform X3, protein MPDSEDLGQDDSWKVTDSSQDYRLRINQCISEALMNLFVFLQEMSHFKEQNPGKFCLLVCSICTFFTVLGSYIPGVVLSYVLLLCAFLCPFLKCNEFGQKLCSKIKAFLMKLDFGIVEYINQKKKERSETAKTKPTEDDSELDISALCPKVSPAIVAKELSVSDTDVSEVSWTDNGTFNLSEGYSPQTDTSDDFDRPSDHEEAFARDLLEFPSLENGAGTNDDDDSSIGLPVQQKRRKEQTDVKADHTSRQSKERPSTAGLSLPLTSDQTFNLMSGIAGNVITAAVSAAIKDQLQSLQQAPSQAAPSLSEETDTEEGDDFELLDQSELEQIEKELGLSQGQEAESQEKKKSSGFLSNLLGSH, encoded by the exons CTGGAAAGTCACCGATTCCAGTCAAGACTACAGACTCAGAATAAATCAGTGCATTTCAGAAGCACTGATGAATCTATTTGTATTTCTTCAAGAAATGTCCCACTTTAAGGAACAAAACCCTGGCAAG TTTTGCCTACTAGTCTGCAGCATATGTACATTTTTCACTGTCTTGGGAAGTTACATTCCTGGAGTTGTCCTCTCCTATGTCTTGT TATTGTGTGCCTTTTTATGTCCCTTCCTTAAGTGCAATGAATTTGGACAGAAACTGTGCAGTAAAATAAAGGCTTTTCTGATGAAACTAGATTTTGGAATAGTGGAATATAtcaaccagaagaaaaaagagagatctG aaacagcaaaaacaaaacccacagaagaTGACAGTGAATTAGACATATCAGCTCTGTGTCCTAAG GTTAGTCCTGCAATTGTTGCCAAAGAGCTGTCAGTGTCTGACACAGATGTCTCAGAAGTATCCTGGACCGATAATGGGACCTTTAACTTATCTGAGGGGTATTCTCCACAGACTGACACATCTGACG ATTTTGACCGACCTAGTGATCATGAAGAAGCTTTTGCTAGAGATCTTTTAGAGTTTCCCTCTTTAGAAAATGGTGCTGGCACAAATGATGACGATGACTCAAGCATCGGTTTGCCCGTCCAGCAAAAGCGAAGGAAAGAGCAAACTGATGTCAAGGCGGATCACACCTCCAGACAGAGTAAAGAGAGACCATCCACTGCAGGGTTGTCCTTGCCTTTGACCAGTGACCAAACCTTTAATTTAATGAGTGGAATTGCTGGCAATGTCATCACAGCTGCGGTGTCTGCTGCCATCAAAGACCAACTGCAGTCCCTACAGCAAGCTCCCTCACAAGCAGCACCCAGTTTGAGCGAGGAGACAGACACAGAGGAAGGTGATGATTTTGAACTGCTTGACCAGTCTGAGCTAGAGCAGATTGAGAAAGAATTGGGACTTTCACAAGGTCAAGAAGCAGAatcccaggaaaagaaaaagtcttcAGGCTTCCTTTCAAATCTGCTTGGAAGTCATTAA
- the LOC116997134 gene encoding reticulophagy regulator 1-like isoform X2: MSLQGSHIVLSLQLPAEPYPHHTPSSYSSWKVTDSSQDYRLRINQCISEALMNLFVFLQEMSHFKEQNPGKFCLLVCSICTFFTVLGSYIPGVVLSYVLLLCAFLCPFLKCNEFGQKLCSKIKAFLMKLDFGIVEYINQKKKERSETAKTKPTEDDSELDISALCPKVSPAIVAKELSVSDTDVSEVSWTDNGTFNLSEGYSPQTDTSDDFDRPSDHEEAFARDLLEFPSLENGAGTNDDDDSSIGLPVQQKRRKEQTDVKADHTSRQSKERPSTAGLSLPLTSDQTFNLMSGIAGNVITAAVSAAIKDQLQSLQQAPSQAAPSLSEETDTEEGDDFELLDQSELEQIEKELGLSQGQEAESQEKKKSSGFLSNLLGSH, from the exons CTGGAAAGTCACCGATTCCAGTCAAGACTACAGACTCAGAATAAATCAGTGCATTTCAGAAGCACTGATGAATCTATTTGTATTTCTTCAAGAAATGTCCCACTTTAAGGAACAAAACCCTGGCAAG TTTTGCCTACTAGTCTGCAGCATATGTACATTTTTCACTGTCTTGGGAAGTTACATTCCTGGAGTTGTCCTCTCCTATGTCTTGT TATTGTGTGCCTTTTTATGTCCCTTCCTTAAGTGCAATGAATTTGGACAGAAACTGTGCAGTAAAATAAAGGCTTTTCTGATGAAACTAGATTTTGGAATAGTGGAATATAtcaaccagaagaaaaaagagagatctG aaacagcaaaaacaaaacccacagaagaTGACAGTGAATTAGACATATCAGCTCTGTGTCCTAAG GTTAGTCCTGCAATTGTTGCCAAAGAGCTGTCAGTGTCTGACACAGATGTCTCAGAAGTATCCTGGACCGATAATGGGACCTTTAACTTATCTGAGGGGTATTCTCCACAGACTGACACATCTGACG ATTTTGACCGACCTAGTGATCATGAAGAAGCTTTTGCTAGAGATCTTTTAGAGTTTCCCTCTTTAGAAAATGGTGCTGGCACAAATGATGACGATGACTCAAGCATCGGTTTGCCCGTCCAGCAAAAGCGAAGGAAAGAGCAAACTGATGTCAAGGCGGATCACACCTCCAGACAGAGTAAAGAGAGACCATCCACTGCAGGGTTGTCCTTGCCTTTGACCAGTGACCAAACCTTTAATTTAATGAGTGGAATTGCTGGCAATGTCATCACAGCTGCGGTGTCTGCTGCCATCAAAGACCAACTGCAGTCCCTACAGCAAGCTCCCTCACAAGCAGCACCCAGTTTGAGCGAGGAGACAGACACAGAGGAAGGTGATGATTTTGAACTGCTTGACCAGTCTGAGCTAGAGCAGATTGAGAAAGAATTGGGACTTTCACAAGGTCAAGAAGCAGAatcccaggaaaagaaaaagtcttcAGGCTTCCTTTCAAATCTGCTTGGAAGTCATTAA